Part of the Anaerobacillus alkaliphilus genome, AGGTCGCAGCTAGGGTATGTTAACTTAAACGGGCAACGGTAACAATAAGGAGCAGAAACACTTGGAAACTCTTCTAACAAAGGAATAAAGCGTTCTCGACGCCCCACATGCCCTGACATTGATAAAGCTCCTAAGGTAATTCCGTGGTAACTGATAAATCGCGAAATAATTTTATTTTTGGTAAAAATACCTTGCTCCTGCCAATATTGGATCGCAATTTTCATCGCAGTTTCCGTTGCTTCTGAGCCGCTATTGACAAAGAAAGACCAATGTAAATCACCAGGTGTCAGCTCACTTAACTTCTTCGCCAACCTTTCCGCTGGTTCACTGGTAAACTGGGAGCGGTATACAAATGACACCTTGTTTGCTTGATCGTTTATCGCTTTAATAATTTCAGGAACACCATGGCCAATACTCGCAGTAACAGCTCCAGAGGAACCATCAATGTAATCTTTCTGATTTTTGTCGTACAAGTACACACCTTTTCCGTAATCAATTGTTGGATACACCGCGTCTAATATGGGTTTTATTAAGTAGCTACGCTCCATGATGCTTCCCTCCTTAGCGGTTAGAAAACGTTACACAAGTCGTTTCACCCAAACATTCATATTTTCATAGGCACCGTTCATGATACAGTTGTTCATTAACCTACCTCGATACTGATAGTCTAGCTTTTTTAAACAAGCATTCATGCCGTAGGATTGGGCTCTCGCCAATGAATAGGCACAATAGATCTGTTTCTTCGTTAACTCTTGTTCTAAACCTGACAACAACAACTGCATAAATCCATATTTTCGATGTTCTGGCAGAGTCGCGCAATCCGTCATTTCAGCGTTATGATAAGCCTCATTGACTTCAGCAGAAGCAGCACTAACAATCTCACCCTTCCATTCAACTACAAAAAAGATTGTTCCATCGTCCATGACTTTTCTGATATACTCGGGTTCATTCATTGGTGTTGGATAGGTTTGAAACACTCTTCCATAAAGTTCTGCTAGTGCTTGGCAATCGTTAGAACCAGCGAGTCTCATTAAGTAGCCATCTGGAAGTTGACTAGATTGTGCGGTGGGTAAAAGAAAGATCTTCTCACACATTTCATCTTCTTTTTCCAACGTAAGGCTTGTTCGACGATTATCATTCAAATAATAAACCATAAAATAGGCATCACTACCGTTAAAGTACCGATCAATCATCCCTTCTAAAGTGTAGCCTCGAGCCAATAATTCACGCCAATCCTCACCTCTCGCTTTTATAATTACCTTTGTAAAAGAATATTGTTCCGCTAACGCTTTCATTCTTGCCATGATTGAATTTATATTCCCTCGATAATCATCGACTCTAATTCTTTCATTTATAAAATCAATCGTAACATCGATAAAGAAGTCTGGACCTGTTTCCGTGTTGCTTATATAAGGTACTCCCATCGTATTCTCTCCCTTCTAAAGAGAGTGAGCCCCTAAATAGGGACTCACTTTTTCAACTCAAATATATTTCGATAAGGCGCACTCATCAGTTCTTGATGAGTAATTTCTCTTTTCCCTTGAGGCAGTTCTCTTGCGTACAAAGCCATATCTATCTCATGGTTCATTTCATCTGTTAAATAAGATCCACAATCCTTGCATAACAAGGCAGGAATTTGAAGTATTTCAACTGCATCCGTTCCATCAGGTAATATCCAATAACAATCTTTCGTTGTTTCTTCTATGTCTTTTCGCTCACACCACATACATTCCATCATAAAGCCCCCTTACCATTCATTTTATGAAGTCTCTAGGTTTTCTTTCCTCTTTTTCTCTTGCGACTTCATCATTCTTTCCTTCATCTGATCGCGTTTTTCTCGTCGTTCCTTTAGCGTCGAATGGTCTTCAGCTGACTGATATGCCTCGCGTTTTTCTTTTCGGCGTAAGCCCTCTGGCACAAGATTAAATTTTTCATCATTTAATAGTGCAGAAATACCCACTGCCTTCTCTTCCTTAACCCCATATATCTCGTTAAAATAGGCGTCCGCCTGCCCTGGAACATAATTTTTTGGTTCAGGATAGGAAGTAATGACACCTTCAAAATTTCGTAGCACGATCTTATCTGGACTCTGAGAAATAATATAGTTCGGTTGGATTGCAATCTTACCGCCTCCACCAGGAGCATCGACAACAAATGCCGGGACAGCGTAGCCTGATGTATGACCACGTAAACCTTCAATAATTTCTAGACCCTTCGATACCGGAGTACGGAAGTGACCAATACCTTCTGACAAATCGCATTGATAAATATAATAAGGACGAACTCTTGTGCGAACTAAATCATGCATTAATTTCTTCATGATTGGCACGCTGTCGTTAATGCCGGCAAGAATAACAGCCTGATTTCCAAGTGGCACTCCAGCATTTGATAACATGTCACATGCTTTCTTTGCTTCATCAGTTATTTCTAAAGAATGGTTGAAGTGAGTATTTAACCATACAGGGTGGTATTTCTTTAAGATATTGCAAAGGTTTTCTGTAATTCGTTGTGGAAAAACAACCGGTGCTCTTGTACCGATACGAATGATTTCGACATGTGGGATGGCACGTAAATTCTTTAAGATATATTCTAGGATTGTGTCATTTATAAGTAAGCCGTCCCCACCAGAGATCAATACATCTCGCACTTCAGGTGCATTTCGAATATAGTTAATCGCAACATCTAATTGTTTCTTAGGTACACCCATTCCTACCTGCCCTGAAAAGCGACGACGAGTACAGTAACGACAATACATCGAACATTGATTAGTTACTAAAAACAACACTCGATCAGGATAGCGATGGGTTAAGCCCGGAACTGGGGAATCCTCGTCTTCATGCAATGGATCTTCTAAGTCGTACTTCGTTTTATGAATTTCGGCGGATAACGGCACCGACTGCATACGAATTGGACAACGTGGATCGTCTGGGTTCATAAGTGATGCATAGTACGGAGTAATATTTAAAGGAAT contains:
- the ablA gene encoding lysine 2,3-aminomutase — translated: MNTEKKVRRHYTEIELWKDVPEEKWNDWMWQLTNTIRTLEDLKKVVNLTPDEEEGVRISTQTIPLNITPYYASLMNPDDPRCPIRMQSVPLSAEIHKTKYDLEDPLHEDEDSPVPGLTHRYPDRVLFLVTNQCSMYCRYCTRRRFSGQVGMGVPKKQLDVAINYIRNAPEVRDVLISGGDGLLINDTILEYILKNLRAIPHVEIIRIGTRAPVVFPQRITENLCNILKKYHPVWLNTHFNHSLEITDEAKKACDMLSNAGVPLGNQAVILAGINDSVPIMKKLMHDLVRTRVRPYYIYQCDLSEGIGHFRTPVSKGLEIIEGLRGHTSGYAVPAFVVDAPGGGGKIAIQPNYIISQSPDKIVLRNFEGVITSYPEPKNYVPGQADAYFNEIYGVKEEKAVGISALLNDEKFNLVPEGLRRKEKREAYQSAEDHSTLKERREKRDQMKERMMKSQEKKRKENLETS
- the ablB gene encoding putative beta-lysine N-acetyltransferase, with translation MGVPYISNTETGPDFFIDVTIDFINERIRVDDYRGNINSIMARMKALAEQYSFTKVIIKARGEDWRELLARGYTLEGMIDRYFNGSDAYFMVYYLNDNRRTSLTLEKEDEMCEKIFLLPTAQSSQLPDGYLMRLAGSNDCQALAELYGRVFQTYPTPMNEPEYIRKVMDDGTIFFVVEWKGEIVSAASAEVNEAYHNAEMTDCATLPEHRKYGFMQLLLSGLEQELTKKQIYCAYSLARAQSYGMNACLKKLDYQYRGRLMNNCIMNGAYENMNVWVKRLV
- a CDS encoding YokU family protein, translating into MMECMWCERKDIEETTKDCYWILPDGTDAVEILQIPALLCKDCGSYLTDEMNHEIDMALYARELPQGKREITHQELMSAPYRNIFELKK